From one Ursus arctos isolate Adak ecotype North America unplaced genomic scaffold, UrsArc2.0 scaffold_26, whole genome shotgun sequence genomic stretch:
- the LOC130544867 gene encoding skin secretory protein xP2-like, which yields MDSAPNRPSLPPEGRLPGEGAGAGAGAPPLLAGTSTVHRPQPALPAGPIRTHARLFMRKAAAPRSAEVGLRRAEPGRAGGSRLELGPAGVTVTVAPAPARARSPTPGERRLPGPAPVRRGGAPGVVQEETDSAPSAESAGPEPRNRGGRRRAVGSPAGHPPRPASRGSSSPAEGVQTRKN from the exons ATGGACTCTGCTCCAAACCGACCGTCCCTCCCTCCCGAAGGCCGGCTGcccggggaaggggcaggggcaggggcaggggcgccGCCGCTGCTCGCGGGGACGAGCACAGTTCACCGCCCGCAGCCAGCGCTCCCAGCCGGCCCCATCCGCACCCACGCCCGCCTGTTTATGAGGAAGGCGGCGGCTCCCC GCTCGGCCGAGGTAGGGCTACGCCGGGCAGAACCCGGGCGGGCCGGCGGGTCGCGGCTTGAGCTGGGTCCGGCCGGGGTGACCGTGACCGTGGCCCCCGCGCCGGCCCGGGCCCGGTCCCCGACCCCCGGAGAGCGCCGCCTCCCGGGACCCGCTCCCGTTCGCCGCGGCGGCGCGCCGGGAGTCGTGCAGGAAGAAACTGACTCAGCGCCCTCGGCGGAGTCCGCAGGCCCGGAGCCCCGCAACCGCGGCGGGAGGAGGCGCGCGGTCGGCAGCCCGGCTGGCCACCCGCCCCGACCTGCCAGCCGGGGCTCCTCCAGCCCCGCGGAGGGTGTGCAAactaggaaaaattaa